GGAGGGGCACATTATGCGCGGGATGCGTCCTTCATGCACGGGATGCATCCTTAGATCAAAACCCAATAAAAATGGACACATGGACACGGGATGCGTCCTTCAAGCACGGGATGCGTCCTTCAAGCACGGGATGCGTCCTTGGAGCACGGGATGCGTGCTTGACAGACCACTCCCTTGCGTCGCTGACCACTCCCCTGCTCAGAGGTCCTTCCAAGGACAGAGGAGCGTGACAAATTTGAAAACTTGCTTGGTCAACCgacattttcgtaattttccCTAATTTGAGGGTTAATTTCCAAATATAGGATTATGATTTTATTCTTATTTTTCTTTGGCAGGTCATATCCTTAAACAACATTCACTTGGTGTAGTACTTCAATATGATGATCAGAAATATTTTatcccgaacccgttttgacccatgacccgacccgacccgtttgccaggtctacgCTTATGCTTATGGTCTAGTCTCATGTTATTACCTGATAATGATGCTTTGCTTTCCATTTATACTGCTTAACTAACTTATAAAGAGGTTGTTTTACATGAGCTTTTTCTGTTTTCAATTTGCAAGTCTGCATGTTGGATAAAGTATATAGTTTCCTTAAGAATCTTAAAGCATCCATTATTTCTGGAACTTGATATAAAACTATTCGGGTCGACTTGACTCACGTTTTGACCTAAGCCTGGACCGGCTCATCAACCAATCTACCAAACCCACATAGTTCATCATGCTATTGGTTTTCTTTTcgatatttttttttctatttggtTGACTTGACAATGAACCACATGTGCTTGTCTGCCCAAGGCGTGAGGTCAAACGTTTTATCGACCTCACCACTGAGGAGGCTACCGACTTGTGGATTTCAGCACACAAAATTGGGAAACAGCTTGAGAACTACCACAACGCTTCTTCGCTTACATTTACCATCCAAGTAAGCTAGCTACATATATATTTTATTCAAACTGTTTGTACAAATTCATGTTTGTGCTATATGTGTATACATAatagagttaactgtcattttcgtccctctCATTTCCATCCCTGAAACTCTTGAAACTTGTTAGTTCTGTCCAAAAAAACTAAGGTTGAATCGaataattggacaaaccacagggacgaaaatggcagttaactcattTTTTTTGGACGGAACTgacatgtttcaagaatgtcagggACGGAAATgatacaaatttgaaatttggcttGAACTGGCAAAATTCGACAAGCTGcagggatgaaaatggcagtttactctacgTAATATTAGTCGTAAATATTAAGTCGTGCTTTGATATTTATGTCCATCTTGGTACAGGACGGTCCTCATGCAGGACAATCAGTTCCTCATGTTCACATCCATATTCTTCCTCGGAAAGACGGGGATTTTGTGAACAATGATGAGATTTACGACGCTGTAAGTTCATACACTTTTTTTTACTTTCCTTAAAATATAATCTCATAAAAAACATGATGTTTAAAAAGAGAAGCGCGATTGGATTACTCCTTATTATTATAAATTTGTAGATTGATGCGAAGGAGAAGGAACTAAAGAAAAAACTAGACTTGGATAAGGAAAGGAAAGATAGAAGCATGGAGGAAAGGGCTCAAGAGGCAGCCGAATACAGAAAGTTTTCTTTCTAATATACACCAGAACCGTCACCATCTTGGTACTTCATCTTCGGTTTGACATATTTGATCATCTACATATATATGTTTACCTCTTTACTAGATCTTAATCAAGTTATGTGCTTCTAAAAGGTAAATAAATAAGAAAGGATAACAATAAAAACATAAGCGGATGAAAGTTTGAGCCTTAAACGTGACGGTTGTTATATGTTGTCATAAGAATCAATCATCTTTGAACAAAAACTAATGTATTGTATTTGTATACTTGAATCATAACTTGGGTGTTGCATTATAatgttgtgttttgttttgttttgcatTGTTATTAAAATGTATCCCCTATTAAGATTGATATGAATTCTCTCATGCAAATGGAGATTTCAAAACAACATCCCTACAGGATACTTGattgaaagaaaaataaagtGTGTGAACCGGCTATTTGGTTGACGAGATTTCAGGACCATTTAATCATAAATTTGTGAATGTTTTAAAAACCAGTTTAAACCAGCCGGTAGTACCGGTTGAACGGTCTGATACACCAGGTTAAACCGTTTCTGAGCCCAACCCGGTATGTAGGATGTGCAATTTGTTTGGTGGCGGTTTGATCTTGGTTATTCATTTTCTAGAAAAAGGATTGGTATGGTTGATTAGTAGGCctaaaaaataatttaataaaacttTAAGTTATATGACAAAATTAAAGGTGAAGATAAGAAGAGAGAATAACTGTCACACATCATCAAATACTTAATGAATTAGATAGTCTTTTTTAAGTATATCTTTTAGGTACATATATCATTGTTTGATCTCTTTTTTGAGGGACTAATTTGGCTAGTGTAACAACGCCAAGGAGTTGGTGAAAGTCCTTAATCATGCATGTACTTGATTGAATATAATTATTAATATATACATATGATAATGTTGATTTATCTTGACTCATGTGTTAGTTTGTTAGTCTAATGCACAGAATTATtttatacttgtatatttgtTATGAGCATACATAAATATGCAAAAACATTcttttatttgtgaaaaaggAGATAGATTATATTTATAGAAAAGATGGATAGAATTGAGAGAACTAATGGAAATGGTTGTAAAATGTAACATACTAGAGAGAAATTATGAAACTAGAATATGTGAGATATCTTAATTATCATATGAGAGAAATTATTGCTATAGTCAACTATTGCGCGACACAAAGGTCACGTGTTCTTTTACTTTTTGAAACACTGGCTTAAAGTTATATTATACGTGAAACAACTCTTGCGTATCAACTTTTTGTCATGTATcatcaataaaacatgttttcATGATCAGATTCAAATTCATACATGAATTAGTGCCATGTATTTCTTGTAGTTTTTACGTTTCTAGTTACTCTCTAATGTATGTAGTTTCAACTGTCATCATAGCACATTAAAACAACGAATGCACAGAGAGGTTCTTGTTATCACGTATTTCATTTCTTAAAATTCTTTACATGTGTTAACATGGGATGAAAacacaatgaaaaaaaaaaactatttattgTTTTATCCATTTGTTTTTTTActatgttttaaaaaatatatattaggTCTTTTATTATATTGgtaaaatggtaaaaaaaaattattatcatTTTGTACCAAtaatttttttatacttttttattGTGTATTGGTAAAATGGTAAAAAAATATTATCATTTTGTgccaataattttttttatacttttttattGCGTAATTTCTTATCTTGGTACTGATACATGTATTGAATAGTCAAAATCGATACAGGTACGATATGGGTACGGGTATTTTGGAAAAAAATATCATCCCTAGCGTATTTGTCCCCATGAGACATGGTTTGGTGGTACAAATGCCTCTTCTATCTTAGAGGTGGAGAGTTCAAATCCTGCAAAGTGCAGGTTGTGGTTAACAGGAACAAATTTGGATTGTTGTTCTAAGAAACTGGTGTGGCGCGTGCTACTTCTCCACACCATCCCCCTATTTGTTGACTATTAACAAGTGCGACACATCTATCAAATGAGTGATTGCCCATAAAACGAGACCTACTACATTAGTCGCATGAATAGTCTACGCTACCAGAAGGGTGATACATGAGACACCAAAGAACCCGTTGCATAAACGATGCATTAAAGCATCTAAAATGCCGAAATGTGAGAAAAAGAGTCGATCCTATGAAATTTAAACATGTGTCAAGGAAAATAAAAAACATATGATCCTATTGTTATAcaatatatttatattaaaaaagtGCCTTATAATGAAATGAACTTGATAATAAACATTCCAATTGTTATAAACAAAGTGGGATATATATGTAGCAATTCTGTGAGCCATAATGAAAAAAAGATGGCTTAAAGATGAGAATAAAACTATAGACAATTTGAACTACACAGAATGTAATAATTACATAATTACCCTTTCCTTTTGTACCAAGTTAGAACACAAAGTAGAAATCAGCTGGTGTGAGTCTTGTTTTTCCTGAGTGTTCTTACCATCCCTTTCGCGATTTTAAAGAACCACAACAAATTCATGATCGCCAACACGGGTGGAATTATATGCAACCCGTAAAAGGTGACCATATGCAACCGTCTcacctgaaaaaaaaaaaaaaaaaaaaaaaaaaaaaaaaaaaaaaaaaccctttaaaTATCAAGAACAAATTGTAGCTTTCTGTTTTTTGGGTCAAAACAATCACGACCCAAAAAAGCAGCGTGTCAATCAACTCGGGTTGCAAGATTGAAATTTAAATTGTTCAATCTGAACACGACCCATATATTTATTCGTATAAAAAATATCAACCCTAGTCGTCAGGACACATTAAAAATCATGACCTGACATGGCatgtttaacccatttatctaAACGAGTCAAATAGGTGGTATGAGTTGGCAGTTTGTAAAAAAGTTGTATACGTGTTCAACTGGAGAGTGGGTTAGCGTAAACTGGTTGATAGGTCGACCTATTTAGCTAACGAGGTTAGCGGGTAGGCCTGTTTACCTGATCAATGTGGTTATACATGTGGTAAAAAAAGAAGCCAAACAACACGATTCTTGCAACCTGAACAAATCCGAGGATTTCGTATCAACAATTTTAGTAATTTAAAACAAATtctataaaaaaaatatgttgtaTAATGTATGTAACGCGTACCAGCCACCCTAAGAACATTGCAATACCGTTCCACACATAACGCTTTGTAGACTTCATACCAGCAACATCAAAATACctgcagcagcagcagcagccatgCGTTTAATGAATTCGCAGCCTATGAATATAAGAATATAAaagtttcaagcattttggttaCCATCTTAAGTTCACAAAAGGCGTTGTACTTTCGGTGAAAAGAACCATGAAGATGTAGTATTCGGCTTCACCAGTTAAAATGGATTGCATGATTGCAAACATTGAGAGCCCATGGTGTAACACCTAAGAGATATGAACACATTCTGGTCAGATAGTTGACTTTTTTGGTCAAAGAGTTGGGTCAAAGAGCCATGAGAGCCCTTTGTACTTGAAAAGAAAGTTTCTTACATATTCAAGACCACCTAAAGTTGGATAAGTCCAGATAATCATGGCCACGTCAGACAAAAAATAACCGGAAGACATCTGCAGTCATACAATGCGGAATTTTAGAAAACACTGATTCAGCCTGTTTTAACGATAGCTCTCGGCCGAGCCGCTAGCTATAGTTTTGGAAAACGACAAACCAAACTGGCCGAGTTGGTCGCGTTGGTTTTGAACCaatttttcatttgtttttcaaaaacgttatttttattttttttttaaagacaAGGATGGTTTATGAATATGATACATATTCATAACTGAATTAAATCTCATAGCTTATTATATTAACCAGAGTGTGATAAATACCCCGAGTATGGTCTCAGATAACGTTGACTTTCTGTAAACGATAAACTCCTCGTGGACATTTTCATCAAAAAGATCTGAAATCAGCAAAAAGTAAAGAGAAGCAATGGCCACAAAAAGTGCATGGAAGGTGGAAAATCCcctgaaaatattaaaaaaaaaaaaaaaaaacataagttaGTTGCACACATCAGCTAAAACAACCTAATAAAAAACACAACCTGTTCTTCCATTCAAGTTTTTGTGCCTTGTTGAGTTTGGTAAAATCTTTGAAGATAAAGGGTGTAACTATTCCTGTAAATTCATAAGACTTCAAGAAGAAAGAAATATAAGATATTAGAATACTtggtcatatatatatatatatatctagtgGATGTTAGGGGGTGTTTTAATGAGCATCTAATGACTATTGTAACTTGAACACACAAATCAGTCGTGACCCGTGATTCCCTTAGCCACATTTTATGTTATCTGTATTACTAAACTATAAACGttaaataaaaaaggtttttggaGCCACGAGTCTATAAAGGAAACACAACGGACCCTACCAGTAGCTATGCTACAATTGAGATTTTACTAGGTACGTTTGTTACTGATTATTCTGTTATCTAATTATGACTTAAATTGCATGAACTACTTTGTTCCTATTCAACATTAGAAGTTGAACATAAGCAACATAAACTTACAAGTTTACACATGATGATGCCGCCAAAAGCCGATATGAACCATCTTCTTTCGCTACTTAAACTGGAATAATCATCGATTATATCATCCAACCCCAACATAATTGATGATTATTTCTTCACTCTTTACCCTTAACTTTCAACAATCAAAaagctacaaaaaaaaaaaaaaaaaaaaaaaaaaaaaaaaaaaacacaacacaacacacgaatcaacac
This genomic stretch from Helianthus annuus cultivar XRQ/B chromosome 8, HanXRQr2.0-SUNRISE, whole genome shotgun sequence harbors:
- the LOC110873430 gene encoding bifunctional bis(5'-adenosyl)-triphosphatase/adenylylsulfatase FHIT yields the protein MQSLPSPNQLSSSSSSSYTQMADETYKFGPYTIYQKESFYSTDLSYAFVNLRPVLPGHVLVCPRREVKRFIDLTTEEATDLWISAHKIGKQLENYHNASSLTFTIQDGPHAGQSVPHVHIHILPRKDGDFVNNDEIYDAIDAKEKELKKKLDLDKERKDRSMEERAQEAAEYRKFSF
- the LOC110873429 gene encoding TLC domain-containing protein 4-B, encoding MLGLDDIIDDYSSLSSERRWFISAFGGIIMCKLSYEFTGIVTPFIFKDFTKLNKAQKLEWKNRGFSTFHALFVAIASLYFLLISDLFDENVHEEFIVYRKSTLSETILGMSSGYFLSDVAMIIWTYPTLGGLEYVLHHGLSMFAIMQSILTGEAEYYIFMVLFTESTTPFVNLRWYFDVAGMKSTKRYVWNGIAMFLGWLVARIVLFGFFFYHMYNHIDQVRRLHMVTFYGLHIIPPVLAIMNLLWFFKIAKGMVRTLRKNKTHTS